Part of the Metasolibacillus fluoroglycofenilyticus genome is shown below.
TCCTCCTATTCTGTTTATGAGATAATGTCTTGTTTCACTTTATGTACAGCATAATCAAAAAAACAACAAATTTCAAACAGTTTGCTAGCTTATTTGAGATATTGCTCTAAAGTGCGCCATGCTTCAATTTTCTGTTCAAAAGTTTTAATATTCTTTCCCGGAATTGGGCTTGTTGATGGCATTTTTTCATAATCACGCCCAGCTAATATTTCCAGCCCTACATGCCTCTTAAATACATCAAACGACTTAGCACCATTAAATAATACAGCTTTGATTTGAGGATAACGCTGAAATAGCGATGAGAAATCATTTGCTACTTCATTTCGGATATTCGCATCTAAGCTTCCTTGCCTCTCGCACGATTGAATCGCATCCCATAAACCGATTCGCTGCTCTTTCAATAATGCAATACGTTGCGCATAATCCTCTGTTATATTTTCCCCAGTAATTGCAGCGATAATTGGCCAAAAATGATTGCGTGCATTGCCATAATATTGCTGCTTCTCTAATGACTGAACGCTTGGCATTGAGCCAAGAATAAGCACTTGGGTGTCGTCATCAATAATTGGTAACAAACTATTTTGTCGCATTGCACTCACCTTCTTCCTTTATTACCTAAAATCAATTACATCTCGGCTAACTCTCGACAATATTTTTTCGAGCTTGCAAGAAAATCTCTTCCAAATCTGTGTCATCCGCAAGAGGCCTAGACCAACATGACATTAATCACGCAATCGTTATCTTAATATGCGATGTTCTTAGACTGACTTCCTCTTTTTCAGCAGGGGTTTTGCCCCCCTATAGAAATGTGGAATTTATGCACCTCTGCCTATAGCCCTGCTTTCGATACATAAAGAATTTTAACCTTCGCTAGCACAATAAATTATATTATCCTCATCGCAGAAAAAAATTGCTTAAATAAATTAAATGTAAAAACAATTGTAGGCAAAGTCAACTTAGACTTTGCCTACATCCTAATTATTCTGTAAATTTCACATGTTGAATTTTGTAAATGCCTGTTGCATCAATAGAGAAATCAGTAATTTTTTTGCTTACACCAGTCAAATAAGATTGGTGATGAATAAACGCCGCAGGAGATGCTTCATTTAATAGATTTTGTAATTCTTTATAGTAACCTAGACGTGTATCGCTATCTGTTTCTACGCGAGCTGCATCTAATAATTTATCTACTTCAGAATCTGAGAAACGAGTACGGTTATTGTTGCCAATATCTGATGTATGGAATAATGGATATAAAGCTCCATCTCCGTCACCTGTTGACGCAGACCATCCTAAAATGAACATATCGTGGTCACCAGCACCTGTTTTCTCTAAGTATGCGCCCCATTCCATTACTTCAATGCTTACCTCAATGTTCAATTGCTTTAATTTTTCTTGTAAAACAACTGCAATTTGCTGACGTTGTGGGTTATCATTTGTCCAAATTGACGTTTTGAAGCCATCTGGGTAACCAGCTTCAGCAAGCAATGCTTTTGCCTCTTCGATGTTGTAATCTTGAGGTGTAATATCATCACTATAGCCCCAAATCATTGGTGATAATGGACCTTTAGCAGCTACACCAAAGCCATCGAAAACACCTTGTAAAATTTCTTCGCGATCAATCGCTTTTGAAATTGCTTGTCGTACTTTTACATCATCAAATGGTGCCTTTTGACTGTTGAATCCGATATAAGCAATAGACATAGATGGCTGTTGCGTAACCGTTGCAAATGATTCAACTAATGGAACTTCCGTTGGTTGTACAGGGTCAATAATATGTGCATTCCCAACTTCTAAGTCGGCAGCGCGTGTTGCACTTTCCGGAACAGTTTTAAATACCGCTGAATCGTATGCTACTTTGTCGCCCCAATAGTCATCATTTTTTACTAAACGAATTTCTTGACCTGGCGTCCATTTATCAAATTTTAAGAAGCCTGTACCAACCGGATTTGCGTTTACATAAGCACGAAGCTTCGATGAATCGCTACCCGCTTGATTGTAATCCTCTTCAATAACAGCCGGGCTAATCATTAAAGAACCCGGATGTGTTAATGCTGCTAATAATGCCCCATAAGGTGCTTTTGTTTTAATTTGAACTGTGTACTCATCTACAACTGTAACTGAGTCGATTGGCTCAAAGTTAGTAGCACGTGGTGAAGCTACTTCAGGGTCTAATAGACGATCTAGGTTAGCTTTTACAGCATCTGCATTAAAGTCTGTTCCATCATGGAATTTAACACCTTGACGCAATTTTAACTGTAACGTTAAATCATCAACATACTCCCAAGATTCTGCTAGTTTCGGCTCAAATTCTCCTGTATCAAAATTACGAGCTACTAATGTCTCATAAATATTACTTTGAACGTTAGCAGATGGTACGTCATTCGAACCATGTGGGTCTAGCTCGACTGCTTCGGATAATACTTCTAGAACAAGTTCGCCACCCGCTACTGTACCTTGATTATCAGTATTTGTTGTGCCGCCTTCTTTATCTGTTTCTTTTTCTGCTTCTTTGCCTTTATCATCATTCCCACCGCATGCTGCAAGCACAAGGATAAGTGCAGATACTAATAGCAATAACCATAATTTGTTTTTCTTCATTCTCAAAGCCTCCCTTTATAAGCTAACTTTCAGAAAATTAACTTTTTTAAATATTATCCGAATTTTTAATAAAAATCAACCCTTCTACATAAATATAAAGTTTATTTTAAATAAATATAAAAAAAATTGTCCAAAAAGCACTATCTTTCAGACAATTTTCGCTGTTTCATTAAAATTTATATGATACTATTTTGATTCATTAAGTAATAACTGCTAGCTTATCTTCTACTATCTAATTTTATGTCGTTTATTTTTCCCCATCATCATCTTTATTTTCCTCTTCAATGCTTTGTACATCCAAATCTATATCGCCCTCGAATTCATAAAGCTCGAATAATGATATATATTCATCAATAATTGCTTGTGTATTTTTAAGCTCCCCTAATATAACGGAATTTAAATTTTGTAGTTCTTGCGTTTCAAGTTGTTTTTGAAGTGAAGCTTTTCTCGTTTCTAGCTGAATCAAAAACTGTACAATGCGTTTTCGGCGAAATGTCTGTGCACCTCCCCCACGTTCTCCATGATGCTGTCTCCTACGGCCATGTTCTCTTCTTTCACCACGCTGTAAACCTTCAAATTGTCTAATGAGTCTATCTCTTCTCAAATTAATCACTCCTAATTTTTAATCTTCTACACTGACTAAATTAAATTGTATACAAATGTATACATAAAATCAATTGAAATAACACGCTACTTTTACTCGTATCTTTTAAGTAATAGCTTTTATTAAAGAAGGGATTTCTTGCAAAGTTTAAACGTAAGAGCAAAGGTCTTATTTAATGCTTAATGTATCAGCTAAATATAAATCGGTGGCATCGTATTGAAGACCAATGCCATTATGAGTGAAAACGGAAAATTTTTATATGTGGTTGAATATGTATTTTAAATAGTTTAAAGTATACAAATGTATACAAATCAACTATATTGTTATATAAGAAATCAGAGGTGTTTAAAGATGAAAGCTACTTGGAAGCTTCGAAAATACATTAATCCATATATTATCTTTGCTATACTTGCACCATTAACGATGCTAATAGAAGTGGCAATGGATTTAATACAGCCTGCTATTTTACAGAAAGTCATTGATAACGGAATTGCAAATGACGATACGAAATATATTATTAGCATGTTTGCGCTAATGATTTTTTGTGCCGTAATAGGATTTATTGGCGCAATTGGCTGTTCTATTTTTAGCTCTAAGGCGGCAGTTAATTTCGCAACAGATATACGTCAGGATTTATATGAAACAATCACATATTTTTCAGAAAAAAACAAAGACCACTTTACCTTAGGAAAATTAATTACTAATTTAACGATGGACGTTGAAACTGTTCAACGTGCACTACTTATGCTATTAAAAATATTCGTGCGTGGACCATTTACATTTATCGGAGCAATCTTTTTCGTTTATTTAACAGCACGTGAATTATTTTCAGTGTTACTTTACGTCGTGCCATTGCTTGCTATTAGCGTAATCGTTATTACACAGCTTACTGGAAAATTTTTCAGAAAAGTACAAGAAGTAATGGACCAAATGAACACGAAAGTACAGGAAAATTTAGCAGGAATACATGTCATAAAAGCATTTAATCGTAAAACGCATCAAATCAAACAATTTCTAAAAATTAATGGGCGTTTAACAGAAAGAAATATTACAGCAGAACAAGTAGTCGGAATGCTTATGCCACTAACAGCACTCATTGTAAACATCGGGCTTGTATTTGCACTTTGGACAGGTGCTATCAAAGTAGAAAACAATACAATTGAGGTCGGGGTAATTTTAGCATTTATCAACTATTTAATGATGATTATGCAAGGTTTAATGAGTTCAAGTAACGTACTCATTCAAATTGCTCGTGCAATCCCTAGTGCTGAGCGTATTGTCACTGTTTTAGAGGAGCCCAATGATATAGTCAATTTTAATGATTCAATCATAACAAGCCCACAAGGAGAGGTGGAATTTAGAAATGTAAGCTTTTCTTATACAAAACAGGGAGAACCCGTTCTTAAAAATATTTCCTTTCATGTGAAGGCTGGTGAAACAATAGGCATCATCGGAATGACAGGTAGCGGAAAATCAACAATTATAAAAATGCTACCGAGAGTTTTTGATGTTGATAGTGGGGAAATCTTCATCGACCAGCAACCTATCCAAAACTATGATTTGCAAAACTTACGCAATGCAATTGGCTATGCCCCACAAAAAGCAGCATTGTTTTCAATGTCTATTGAGGAAAATTTAAAATACGGCAAACTTGATGCAAATATCGAGGAAATAAACGAAGCATTAGAAGCTTCATGCGCAGCCGAATTTGTTGATAAGCTTTCAGATAAGGAACAGCATGTGCTTACACAAGGTGCAACGAATCTTTCAGGCGGACAAAAACAACGCTTAGCAATGGCACGTGCATTTATTAGAAAACCAGATATCCTTATTTTGGATGATACAACATCAGCAGTTGATGCGATTTCAGAAAGGAAAATTCAGCAGGCTATCGCGGAAAAGTTCCCTATGAGCACAAAATTCATTGTCTCCTCAAAAGTATCTTCCATAAAAAAAGCAGACCAAATTCTTGTAATAGATGATGGCAGACTAGTAGCGTCTGGTAGTCATGAACAATTACTCAAGTTAAGCAAGCATTATCAAGAGATTGTAGCAACACAGGCAGAAAAAGAGGGAGTGATTTGACATGTCTAGTCAACAAAAGCAAGGAACTAGAACGGGATTAGAACGTGGAGGGCACTTTCGCGGGCCTGTTGTAAAGCCAAAAAATCAAAAGGCTACTCTCAGTCGCATTTGGAGTTATTTACGCCAGCAACGATTAGGTATGCTTTTAGCTACCCTTTTTGTTATTACATCCTCTATTCTAAATTTATTAGGACCTTTACTTATTGGAATTCTTATTGACCAATATATTATTCCGGGGAATTTATCTGGAACGGTAAGAATGTTAATCATTTTAGCGGTTATTTATATTGCCTCCTCCCTTTTCTCATGGCTACAAACCTTTGTCATGACGCGCGTGTCTTTAAGGTCGATTCAACGATTGCGAAAAGAGCTATTTATTAAAATTCAAGCAATGCCACTTTCATTTTTTGATAAACGACAACAGGGCGATTTAATGAGTAGAATGACAAACGATATTGATAATTTGCATATGGCGTTATCTCAAAGTGTA
Proteins encoded:
- a CDS encoding DNA-deoxyinosine glycosylase gives rise to the protein MRQNSLLPIIDDDTQVLILGSMPSVQSLEKQQYYGNARNHFWPIIAAITGENITEDYAQRIALLKEQRIGLWDAIQSCERQGSLDANIRNEVANDFSSLFQRYPQIKAVLFNGAKSFDVFKRHVGLEILAGRDYEKMPSTSPIPGKNIKTFEQKIEAWRTLEQYLK
- a CDS encoding glutathione ABC transporter substrate-binding protein — protein: MKKNKLWLLLLVSALILVLAACGGNDDKGKEAEKETDKEGGTTNTDNQGTVAGGELVLEVLSEAVELDPHGSNDVPSANVQSNIYETLVARNFDTGEFEPKLAESWEYVDDLTLQLKLRQGVKFHDGTDFNADAVKANLDRLLDPEVASPRATNFEPIDSVTVVDEYTVQIKTKAPYGALLAALTHPGSLMISPAVIEEDYNQAGSDSSKLRAYVNANPVGTGFLKFDKWTPGQEIRLVKNDDYWGDKVAYDSAVFKTVPESATRAADLEVGNAHIIDPVQPTEVPLVESFATVTQQPSMSIAYIGFNSQKAPFDDVKVRQAISKAIDREEILQGVFDGFGVAAKGPLSPMIWGYSDDITPQDYNIEEAKALLAEAGYPDGFKTSIWTNDNPQRQQIAVVLQEKLKQLNIEVSIEVMEWGAYLEKTGAGDHDMFILGWSASTGDGDGALYPLFHTSDIGNNNRTRFSDSEVDKLLDAARVETDSDTRLGYYKELQNLLNEASPAAFIHHQSYLTGVSKKITDFSIDATGIYKIQHVKFTE
- a CDS encoding ABC transporter ATP-binding protein, coding for MKATWKLRKYINPYIIFAILAPLTMLIEVAMDLIQPAILQKVIDNGIANDDTKYIISMFALMIFCAVIGFIGAIGCSIFSSKAAVNFATDIRQDLYETITYFSEKNKDHFTLGKLITNLTMDVETVQRALLMLLKIFVRGPFTFIGAIFFVYLTARELFSVLLYVVPLLAISVIVITQLTGKFFRKVQEVMDQMNTKVQENLAGIHVIKAFNRKTHQIKQFLKINGRLTERNITAEQVVGMLMPLTALIVNIGLVFALWTGAIKVENNTIEVGVILAFINYLMMIMQGLMSSSNVLIQIARAIPSAERIVTVLEEPNDIVNFNDSIITSPQGEVEFRNVSFSYTKQGEPVLKNISFHVKAGETIGIIGMTGSGKSTIIKMLPRVFDVDSGEIFIDQQPIQNYDLQNLRNAIGYAPQKAALFSMSIEENLKYGKLDANIEEINEALEASCAAEFVDKLSDKEQHVLTQGATNLSGGQKQRLAMARAFIRKPDILILDDTTSAVDAISERKIQQAIAEKFPMSTKFIVSSKVSSIKKADQILVIDDGRLVASGSHEQLLKLSKHYQEIVATQAEKEGVI